The following proteins come from a genomic window of Nakamurella alba:
- the arc gene encoding proteasome ATPase, translated as MTDDAANRRWEGAHRAPEPQDSSDGTGVTTPSTGALTAQVRALNEEIAQLRRRLAVAPMDTRPLERQLAESAQRINTLTERNEKLVITLREARAQLLQLKEEVDRLAQPPSGYGIFLAPGPESTVEVFTGGRRMRLAVSPTVEIEQLRRGQQIRLNEALTVVEAGNFEVIGEVCSLREVLGADRALVVGHADEERVVHLASPLMDIALKPGDSLLVDTKAGYAYERVPKAEVEDLVLEEVPDVAYEDIGGLTRQIEQIRDAVELPFLHADLFREFQLRPPKGVLLYGPPGCGKTLIAKAVANSLAKQVAAARGEEHVTSYFLNIKGPELLNKYVGETERTIRLIFQRAREKASDGTPVIVFFDEMDSVFRTRGTGVSSDVETTIVPQLLSEIDGVEGLENVIVIGASNREDMIDPAILRPGRLDVKIKIERPDAEAARDIFTKYLISELPIHPDDLAEFGGDRTATINGMIQHTVERMYTETDENRFLEVTYANGDKEVLYFKDFNSGAMIQNIVDRAKKSAIKERLESMLAQGAPAPGGLRVSHLLDAIVDEFAENEDLPNTTNPDDWARISGKKGERIVYIRTLVSGKQSEGSRAIDTASNTGQYL; from the coding sequence ATGACCGACGACGCAGCGAACCGGAGATGGGAAGGGGCACACCGTGCCCCGGAGCCGCAGGACAGTTCCGACGGCACCGGCGTCACCACGCCGAGCACGGGCGCGCTCACCGCGCAGGTGCGCGCCCTGAACGAGGAGATCGCGCAGCTCCGGCGGCGCCTCGCGGTGGCGCCGATGGACACCCGCCCGCTCGAGCGCCAGCTGGCGGAGTCCGCCCAGCGGATCAACACGCTGACCGAGCGCAACGAGAAGCTGGTCATCACCCTGCGCGAGGCGCGGGCCCAGCTGCTGCAGCTCAAGGAGGAGGTCGACCGGCTCGCGCAGCCGCCGAGCGGCTACGGCATCTTCCTGGCCCCCGGCCCGGAGAGCACGGTCGAGGTCTTCACCGGCGGCCGCCGGATGCGCCTGGCCGTGTCGCCCACGGTCGAGATCGAGCAGCTGCGTCGTGGGCAGCAGATCCGGCTGAACGAGGCGCTGACCGTCGTCGAGGCGGGCAACTTCGAGGTGATCGGTGAGGTCTGTTCGCTGCGTGAGGTGCTGGGTGCCGACCGTGCGCTGGTCGTCGGTCATGCCGACGAGGAGCGGGTGGTGCACCTGGCCTCGCCGTTGATGGACATCGCGCTCAAGCCCGGCGACTCGCTGCTGGTCGACACCAAGGCCGGCTACGCCTACGAGCGGGTGCCGAAGGCCGAGGTCGAGGACCTCGTGCTGGAGGAGGTGCCGGACGTCGCGTACGAGGACATCGGCGGCCTGACCCGGCAGATCGAGCAGATCCGTGATGCCGTCGAGCTGCCGTTCCTGCACGCCGACCTGTTCCGCGAGTTCCAGCTGCGGCCGCCGAAGGGTGTGCTGCTCTACGGTCCGCCTGGTTGCGGCAAGACGCTGATCGCGAAGGCGGTGGCGAACTCGCTGGCGAAGCAGGTCGCCGCGGCCCGTGGTGAGGAGCACGTCACCAGCTACTTCCTCAACATCAAGGGCCCCGAGCTGCTCAACAAGTACGTCGGCGAGACCGAGCGCACCATCCGGCTGATCTTCCAGCGCGCCCGGGAGAAGGCCTCGGACGGCACCCCGGTCATCGTCTTCTTCGACGAGATGGACTCGGTGTTCCGCACCCGCGGCACCGGCGTCTCCTCCGACGTCGAGACGACCATCGTCCCGCAGCTGCTCAGCGAGATCGACGGCGTCGAGGGTCTGGAGAACGTCATCGTGATCGGCGCCTCCAACCGCGAGGACATGATCGACCCGGCCATCCTGCGCCCCGGCCGGCTCGACGTGAAGATCAAGATCGAGCGGCCCGACGCGGAGGCCGCGCGGGACATCTTCACGAAGTACCTGATCAGCGAGCTGCCGATCCACCCGGACGACCTCGCCGAGTTCGGCGGGGACCGGACGGCGACGATCAACGGGATGATCCAGCACACCGTCGAGCGGATGTACACCGAGACCGACGAGAACCGGTTCCTCGAGGTCACCTACGCCAATGGTGACAAGGAGGTCCTGTACTTCAAGGACTTCAACTCCGGCGCGATGATCCAGAACATCGTGGACCGGGCGAAGAAGTCGGCGATCAAGGAGCGGCTGGAGTCGATGCTGGCGCAGGGCGCCCCGGCGCCGGGCGGCCTGCGGGTCAGCCACCTGCTGGACGCGATCGTCGACGAGTTCGCCGAGAACGAGGACCTGCCGAACACCACGAATCCCGATGACTGGGCTCGGATCTCGGGCAAGAAGGGGGAGCGGATCGTCTACATCCGCACCCTCGTTTCGGGCAAGCAGTCCGAGGGTTCGCGGGCCATCGACACCGCGTCCAACACCGGCCAGTACCTCTGA
- a CDS encoding serine/threonine-protein kinase, whose translation MTAPPGPPSGDDAPRRAFPQVPGVRLDAEVGRGGFATVYRGHQLSVDRDVAVKVDDRRLVDERDRRRFTREIIAAGAVAAHPHIVTLYDGGTTADDHPYLVMELYTGGSYAERIKKSGPVPADEVLDIGFAIADALVAAHGEGILHRDVKPGNILISRYGNPALTDFGLAALPPAGEQYSVTMDSLTPSYAAPEAFGGVEPTASMDIYALGATLYAMLLGRPPRSDPNGASPPLTKLLVLLNEPLPPAGVEGAEDLMPVIWRATAVLPGDRYPTAAAFRDALAAVRAGHPEQAGGLRPFSTPAPVPPGRTDERADTGRTGGSGGSVTQDRTGQGLLDDMVQVSAQRSGRRRPWPVIAAAAVVLALVIGAAVMLGREAAVGGDARIAGGGASSSTAGSLSVTSASPSSVTTSGSVTSSQGSVSTPPSTPTTAPSTPTTAPSTPTTAPSTPTTTTPTTVVINQTPPPVGTCFTNLVTIGSRSTATALDSCDEPHGWEAYGTGVLAATTRSPGLVDVAKDPNVVKTCTQDTLVAYLPPNTSGSFDVRILPPSETDFVLGERGFWCIARIKDSGEVTGSLARG comes from the coding sequence GTGACCGCACCGCCAGGACCCCCGTCGGGTGACGACGCGCCCCGGCGCGCCTTCCCCCAGGTGCCCGGTGTCCGGCTGGACGCAGAGGTCGGCCGCGGCGGGTTCGCCACCGTCTACCGGGGTCACCAGCTCTCGGTCGACCGGGACGTCGCGGTCAAGGTCGACGACCGGCGGCTGGTGGACGAGCGGGACCGGCGCCGGTTCACCCGGGAGATCATCGCCGCAGGCGCGGTGGCTGCGCACCCGCACATCGTCACGCTGTACGACGGCGGCACCACGGCCGACGACCACCCGTACCTCGTCATGGAGCTGTACACCGGCGGGTCGTACGCCGAGCGGATCAAGAAGTCCGGGCCGGTGCCGGCCGACGAGGTGCTGGACATCGGTTTCGCCATCGCCGATGCACTCGTCGCCGCGCACGGCGAAGGGATCCTGCACCGGGACGTCAAACCCGGGAACATTCTCATCTCCCGGTACGGCAACCCGGCGCTGACCGACTTCGGCCTGGCCGCGCTGCCGCCGGCGGGCGAGCAGTACTCGGTGACCATGGACTCGCTGACGCCGTCCTACGCGGCGCCGGAGGCGTTCGGCGGTGTCGAGCCGACGGCGTCGATGGACATCTACGCGCTCGGCGCCACCCTGTACGCGATGCTGCTCGGCCGACCACCCCGCAGCGATCCCAACGGCGCCTCCCCGCCGCTCACCAAGCTGCTCGTCCTCCTCAACGAGCCGCTGCCGCCGGCCGGGGTCGAGGGCGCCGAGGACCTCATGCCGGTGATCTGGCGGGCGACCGCCGTGCTCCCTGGCGACCGTTATCCGACCGCCGCGGCCTTCCGGGACGCGCTCGCCGCGGTCCGGGCCGGGCACCCGGAGCAGGCCGGTGGCCTGCGACCGTTCTCCACCCCTGCACCGGTCCCGCCGGGCCGCACCGACGAACGCGCCGACACCGGTCGCACCGGTGGCTCCGGGGGTTCGGTCACCCAGGACCGCACGGGGCAGGGCCTGCTCGACGACATGGTGCAGGTCTCCGCGCAGCGTTCGGGGCGCCGTCGGCCCTGGCCGGTGATCGCCGCCGCCGCGGTTGTGCTGGCGTTGGTGATCGGCGCCGCCGTGATGCTCGGGCGGGAGGCCGCCGTCGGCGGTGACGCCCGGATCGCCGGGGGCGGGGCCTCCAGCTCCACGGCCGGAAGCCTGTCGGTGACCTCCGCGTCGCCGAGCTCCGTGACCACCAGCGGGTCGGTCACCTCGTCGCAGGGCTCGGTCAGCACCCCGCCGAGCACACCCACCACCGCACCGAGCACCCCCACCACCGCGCCGAGCACGCCGACCACCGCTCCCAGCACACCCACGACCACCACCCCGACCACCGTGGTGATCAACCAGACACCGCCGCCGGTCGGCACCTGCTTCACCAACCTGGTGACCATCGGCTCGCGCAGCACGGCCACCGCGTTGGACTCCTGCGACGAGCCGCACGGCTGGGAGGCCTACGGCACCGGCGTGCTCGCGGCGACGACCCGCTCGCCCGGCCTGGTCGACGTGGCCAAGGACCCGAACGTGGTGAAGACCTGCACACAGGACACGCTGGTCGCGTACCTGCCGCCGAACACCTCCGGCAGCTTCGACGTCCGGATCCTGCCGCCGTCCGAGACCGACTTCGTGCTCGGCGAACGGGGTTTCTGGTGCATCGCCCGGATCAAGGACTCCGGCGAGGTGACCGGCTCGCTGGCCCGGGGCTGA
- the dop gene encoding depupylase/deamidase Dop — translation MTVRRIMGTEVEYGISAPGDPGTNPVISSTQVVLAYAAAVEAPRARRPRWDYEVESPLRDARGYDLSALFGAADPDIDDIGAANVILSDGARLYVDHAHPEFSAPEVTNPLDGVLYDKAGERVMEAAANLAAAVPGAKQLQLYKNNTDGKGASYGTHENYLCRRETPFPALISGLLPFFASRQVFAGAGRVGIGPAGQTPGFQLAQRSDYIEVEVGLETTLKRGLINTRDEPHADADRWRRLHVIIGDANLAETATFLKLGTTALVLSMIEEGWQLPAVDLESPVHAVHQISHDPGLDVTVRLQDGRSFTGVDVQRAYAESAAAYVADRYGDDVDEQTAQVLATWLDVLDKLDRDPMELADTLDWPAKLRLLEGFRARDGLAWGAPRLALVDLQYSDIRMDRGLYNRLVSRGSMKRLVTEAQVQAAMTDPPEDTRAYFRGRCVSQYADRLAAASWDSVIFDVGRESLVRIPTLDPARGTKAHVGALLDASADAAELVDALTTRR, via the coding sequence ATGACAGTCCGCCGCATCATGGGCACCGAGGTCGAGTACGGCATCTCCGCACCCGGGGACCCCGGCACCAACCCGGTGATCTCCTCGACCCAGGTGGTGCTGGCCTACGCGGCGGCGGTCGAGGCGCCCCGGGCCCGGCGGCCGCGCTGGGACTACGAGGTGGAGTCGCCGCTGCGCGACGCCCGCGGCTACGACCTGTCGGCACTGTTCGGCGCCGCGGACCCGGACATCGACGACATCGGTGCGGCGAACGTGATCCTGTCCGACGGCGCCCGGCTGTACGTGGACCACGCGCACCCGGAGTTCTCCGCGCCGGAGGTCACCAACCCGCTCGACGGCGTGCTCTACGACAAGGCCGGCGAGCGGGTGATGGAGGCCGCTGCGAACCTGGCCGCCGCCGTCCCCGGGGCCAAGCAGCTGCAGCTCTACAAGAACAACACCGACGGCAAGGGCGCCTCCTACGGCACCCACGAGAACTACCTGTGCCGGCGCGAGACCCCTTTCCCCGCACTGATCTCCGGGCTGCTGCCGTTCTTCGCCTCCCGCCAGGTGTTCGCCGGTGCGGGCCGGGTCGGAATCGGACCGGCCGGCCAGACCCCCGGTTTCCAGCTGGCCCAGCGGTCGGACTACATCGAGGTCGAGGTCGGCCTGGAGACGACGCTCAAACGCGGGCTGATCAACACCCGGGACGAGCCGCACGCGGACGCCGACCGGTGGCGCCGGCTGCACGTGATCATCGGTGACGCGAACCTGGCCGAGACCGCCACCTTCCTCAAGCTGGGCACCACCGCACTGGTGCTGTCGATGATCGAGGAGGGCTGGCAGCTGCCCGCGGTCGACCTGGAGAGCCCGGTGCACGCCGTGCACCAGATCTCCCATGACCCCGGCCTCGATGTCACCGTCCGGCTGCAGGACGGCCGCAGCTTCACCGGCGTCGACGTCCAGCGGGCCTACGCCGAGTCCGCCGCCGCCTACGTCGCCGACCGGTACGGCGACGACGTCGACGAGCAGACCGCACAGGTGCTCGCCACCTGGCTGGACGTGCTGGACAAGCTCGACCGGGACCCGATGGAGCTCGCCGACACCCTGGACTGGCCGGCGAAACTCCGCCTGCTGGAAGGGTTCCGCGCCCGGGACGGGCTGGCCTGGGGCGCGCCCCGGTTGGCACTGGTCGACCTGCAGTACTCCGACATCCGGATGGACCGCGGGCTGTACAACCGGCTGGTCTCCCGCGGGTCGATGAAGCGGCTGGTCACCGAGGCGCAGGTGCAGGCGGCGATGACGGACCCGCCGGAGGACACCCGCGCCTACTTCCGCGGGCGGTGCGTGTCCCAGTACGCCGACCGGTTGGCCGCCGCCTCCTGGGACTCGGTGATCTTCGACGTCGGCCGCGAGTCGCTGGTGCGCATCCCCACCCTCGACCCGGCCCGCGGCACCAAGGCGCACGTCGGCGCGCTGCTCGACGCCTCCGCGGACGCCGCCGAGCTGGTCGACGCCCTGACCACCCGGCGCTGA
- a CDS encoding ubiquitin-like protein Pup, which yields MAQEQTSRQGGGDDDEATGAEPAGQERREKLAAETDDILDEIDGVLESNAEDFVRSYVQKGGQ from the coding sequence ATGGCACAGGAACAGACCAGCCGCCAGGGCGGCGGGGACGACGACGAGGCCACCGGCGCGGAGCCGGCCGGTCAGGAGCGTCGGGAGAAGCTGGCCGCCGAGACCGACGACATCCTGGACGAGATCGACGGCGTGCTGGAGAGCAACGCCGAGGACTTCGTCCGCTCGTACGTGCAGAAGGGCGGCCAGTGA
- the prcB gene encoding proteasome subunit beta has product MPGPADWPVAAVPAPYLTPGTGSFTDFLAGAEPHLLPGARAGAPGSAELPHGTTIVALTFAGGVVIAGDRRATMGNLIAQRDMEKVFVADSHSAVGIAGTAGLAIEMVRLFQLELEHYEKIEGVRLSLDGKANRLSTMIRGNLGAALQGLAVVPLFAGVDELPENGAAEALGRIFSYDVTGGRYEERDYYAVGSGSMFARSALKKRYRRDADLDTAVRAAVESLYDAADDDSATGGPDLTRRIFPVVVAVTAAGAVKWSEEAVAEVSEAVIAGRMLNPGG; this is encoded by the coding sequence CTGCCCGGTCCGGCCGACTGGCCGGTCGCAGCCGTCCCGGCGCCCTACCTGACCCCCGGCACCGGATCGTTCACCGACTTCCTGGCCGGCGCGGAGCCGCACCTGCTGCCGGGCGCCCGTGCGGGTGCGCCCGGGTCGGCCGAGTTGCCGCACGGCACCACGATCGTCGCGTTGACCTTCGCCGGCGGCGTGGTCATCGCCGGTGACCGGCGCGCGACCATGGGCAACCTGATCGCTCAGCGGGACATGGAGAAGGTGTTCGTCGCCGACTCGCACTCCGCGGTCGGCATCGCCGGCACCGCCGGCCTGGCCATCGAGATGGTCCGGCTGTTCCAGCTGGAGCTCGAGCACTACGAGAAGATCGAGGGCGTCCGGCTCTCGCTCGACGGCAAGGCCAACCGGCTGTCCACGATGATCCGCGGCAACCTCGGCGCGGCGCTGCAGGGGCTGGCCGTGGTGCCGCTGTTCGCCGGCGTCGACGAGCTGCCGGAGAACGGTGCCGCCGAGGCGCTCGGCCGGATCTTCTCCTACGACGTCACCGGCGGCCGGTACGAGGAGCGCGACTACTACGCCGTCGGGTCCGGATCGATGTTCGCCCGGTCCGCGCTGAAGAAGCGCTACCGACGGGACGCCGACCTGGACACCGCCGTGCGTGCCGCGGTGGAGTCGCTCTACGACGCGGCCGACGACGACTCCGCCACCGGCGGACCGGATCTCACCCGGCGGATCTTCCCGGTGGTGGTCGCGGTGACCGCGGCCGGCGCGGTGAAGTGGTCCGAGGAGGCCGTCGCCGAGGTGTCCGAGGCCGTGATCGCCGGCCGCATGCTGAACCCCGGCGGCTGA
- the prcA gene encoding proteasome subunit alpha gives MTMPIYASPEQFMRDRSEYARKGIGRGSSVVVTTYDGGVLFVAESRSPTLHKVSEIYDRIGFAGVGRYNEFENLRTAGIRLADVRGYSYDRRDVSGRWLANAYAQTLGSIFSEHQKPYEVEICVAEVAKGPGAGPTAESPDLRDQLYRISYDGSIVYEARFVVMGGLVEPVTASLEKSFEAGWDLSAALRAAVPALGASADGTVREIGPGQLEVAVLDRALPVRTFRRITGAALAALLEPPADAAEPPAGEPEVVAGTGESTDPAPGESGPDGTDQG, from the coding sequence GTGACGATGCCGATCTACGCCTCTCCCGAGCAGTTCATGCGGGACCGGTCCGAGTACGCCCGCAAGGGCATCGGCCGGGGCAGCAGTGTCGTGGTCACCACCTACGACGGCGGCGTGCTGTTCGTCGCCGAGAGCCGTTCGCCCACCCTGCACAAGGTGAGCGAGATCTACGACCGGATCGGCTTCGCCGGGGTCGGCCGGTACAACGAGTTCGAGAACCTGCGGACCGCCGGCATCCGGCTGGCCGACGTCCGCGGCTACTCCTACGACCGGCGCGACGTCTCGGGCCGGTGGTTGGCGAACGCCTACGCGCAGACGCTCGGGTCGATCTTCTCCGAGCACCAGAAGCCGTACGAGGTGGAGATCTGCGTCGCCGAGGTGGCCAAGGGCCCCGGCGCCGGGCCGACCGCGGAAAGCCCTGACCTGCGGGACCAGCTGTACCGGATCTCCTACGACGGGTCGATCGTCTACGAGGCCCGCTTCGTGGTGATGGGCGGTCTGGTCGAGCCGGTGACCGCCTCCCTGGAGAAGTCGTTCGAGGCCGGTTGGGACCTGTCCGCGGCGCTGCGTGCCGCAGTGCCGGCCCTCGGTGCCTCCGCCGACGGCACGGTGCGCGAGATCGGCCCGGGACAGCTGGAGGTCGCGGTGTTGGACCGTGCCCTGCCGGTCCGCACCTTCCGCCGGATCACCGGGGCCGCCCTCGCCGCACTGCTGGAGCCGCCCGCCGACGCGGCCGAGCCGCCCGCAGGGGAGCCGGAAGTCGTTGCGGGGACCGGGGAGTCGACGGACCCGGCACCCGGGGAGTCGGGTCCGGACGGCACCGACCAGGGCTGA
- a CDS encoding S8 family serine peptidase — translation MTAGPWRLLDHWRGGLLDPQREPAAGAGAVRGVTAYRRCGLVLAADDPEAEARARERLDALARRHGLTITPVTAARDAGRRTSVVEFEVPAGPPGGPDAWTVLREYRERLAGTPGARAGLDHLLTTAEQVGGNPFALDHGRPGLDRYGAAGYAGRGPISVVLAPPAVGTGRRPRVVVLDTAVGTHPWLGDDTVEHVITFADGSTVGPVVDPDDLPGADDLAPTPMLGALGTHAGHGTFISGLIRQACPEAIVVAPAVMGADGVVPESTLVDALEAVLRKQTEQPGWADAVVLSLGYYAETGDDLTYTSHLRDLLLEIGRCGIATFCAAGNDASTRPSFPAAFAADPAFAADDVVPLMAVAALNPDGSVAAFSNDGPWVNAEARGVNMASTVPVTADGSGRAAVTARGVRGHTRSAADPDDFVSGFASWSGTSFAAPALAGQYLTALRAAGYPAGAAARREHVPIGRTRSAAAVSSDAAAP, via the coding sequence ATGACAGCCGGACCGTGGCGACTGCTGGACCACTGGCGCGGCGGCCTGCTCGATCCGCAGCGGGAACCGGCAGCCGGGGCCGGAGCCGTCCGCGGGGTCACCGCCTACCGCCGGTGCGGCCTGGTGCTCGCCGCCGACGACCCGGAGGCCGAGGCACGGGCCCGGGAGCGGCTGGACGCCCTCGCCCGGCGGCACGGTCTCACCATCACCCCCGTGACAGCAGCACGGGACGCCGGGCGCCGGACCTCCGTCGTCGAGTTCGAGGTGCCCGCCGGACCGCCCGGCGGCCCGGACGCCTGGACGGTGCTGCGCGAGTACCGCGAGCGCCTGGCCGGGACCCCTGGCGCCCGGGCCGGTCTCGACCACCTGCTGACCACCGCGGAACAGGTCGGCGGCAACCCGTTCGCCCTGGACCACGGCCGCCCCGGACTGGACCGGTACGGCGCCGCCGGCTACGCCGGGCGCGGTCCGATCAGCGTGGTGCTGGCACCACCGGCCGTCGGGACCGGCCGGCGCCCGCGGGTGGTCGTGCTGGACACGGCCGTCGGTACGCACCCCTGGCTGGGCGATGACACCGTCGAGCACGTCATCACCTTCGCCGACGGGTCGACGGTCGGCCCGGTGGTGGACCCGGACGACCTTCCCGGTGCGGACGACCTCGCACCGACCCCGATGCTCGGCGCGCTCGGCACCCACGCCGGGCACGGCACCTTCATCAGCGGCCTGATCCGACAGGCCTGCCCGGAGGCGATCGTCGTGGCTCCGGCGGTGATGGGGGCCGACGGGGTGGTGCCGGAGTCGACCCTGGTCGACGCGCTGGAAGCGGTGCTGCGCAAACAGACCGAACAGCCCGGCTGGGCCGATGCCGTGGTGCTGTCGCTGGGCTACTACGCGGAGACCGGCGACGACCTCACCTACACCTCGCACCTGCGGGACCTGCTGCTGGAGATCGGGCGGTGCGGGATCGCCACCTTCTGCGCGGCCGGCAACGACGCCTCCACCCGGCCGTCGTTCCCCGCTGCCTTCGCCGCCGACCCGGCGTTCGCCGCGGACGACGTCGTCCCGCTGATGGCGGTGGCGGCGCTCAACCCGGACGGCTCGGTGGCGGCCTTCTCGAACGACGGCCCCTGGGTCAACGCCGAGGCCCGCGGGGTCAACATGGCCTCCACCGTGCCGGTGACCGCCGACGGATCCGGGCGGGCGGCGGTCACCGCCCGCGGCGTCCGCGGCCACACCCGGTCGGCCGCCGACCCGGATGACTTCGTCTCCGGGTTCGCTTCCTGGAGCGGGACCTCTTTCGCCGCACCGGCCCTGGCCGGGCAGTACCTGACCGCTCTGCGGGCCGCCGGCTACCCGGCCGGTGCCGCCGCCCGCCGCGAGCACGTGCCCATCGGTCGCACGCGCTCCGCCGCTGCGGTATCAAGTGACGCGGCAGCACCGTGA
- a CDS encoding S8 family serine peptidase — protein sequence MTAPPPVPEPASTPGPDSPFVRFDGRILDPATAVRLPGVPIPSITAYVGDTVLVSGGSEDRVQEAMRVLGERAADLGLRIAADPLADGGPRLYRDAVTAGLPLVVPVVLVPTDATGPTAPVDVWPLVQAIRADGTLPPGTVELDHLMFAAASISGNPFGVRGLASISGDPFGVRGLASVNGNPFGVRGLAGGDPSYAYAGSGGRGPVSVLIDPPVPPADGPRPRVVVLDTGVGRHPWFTADPVSDALSTPSGDPIGVDPKDPVAIATAPDGAGAAPDPMTGRLASHAGHGTFICGLLRQTCPAADIVALRIMDSDGVVPEHRLTDALTGLGLVQAAAPRSIAAVVLALGYHAEVGDGPYTAGLESQLQDLAGRGVVTVAAAGNDATTQPSYPAAFSVHDWPAGLPRVVAVAALNPDTSVALFSNDGDWVTGQAPGANVVSTAPTDAEGSAGESVGMVDEDGRRRGTIDPDDYSSGFATWSGTSFAAPVLAGRYLAALAARTAQKNSPPVVSDLAALVPLGRTAGQQGPR from the coding sequence ATGACCGCACCGCCGCCCGTCCCCGAGCCCGCGTCGACCCCCGGCCCGGACAGCCCGTTCGTGCGGTTCGACGGGCGGATCCTCGACCCGGCGACCGCGGTCCGGCTGCCCGGCGTGCCGATCCCGTCGATCACCGCCTACGTCGGCGACACCGTGCTGGTGTCCGGCGGGTCGGAGGACCGGGTGCAGGAGGCGATGCGGGTCCTCGGCGAGCGCGCGGCCGACCTCGGTCTGCGGATCGCGGCCGACCCGCTCGCCGACGGTGGACCCCGGCTGTACCGGGACGCGGTGACGGCCGGGCTGCCGCTGGTGGTCCCGGTGGTGCTGGTGCCGACCGACGCCACCGGTCCCACCGCACCGGTCGACGTCTGGCCGCTGGTCCAGGCCATCCGGGCCGACGGCACGCTCCCGCCCGGCACAGTCGAGCTGGACCACCTGATGTTCGCCGCCGCGAGCATCAGCGGGAACCCTTTCGGCGTGCGGGGTCTCGCCTCGATCAGCGGTGATCCCTTCGGGGTGCGCGGCCTGGCATCGGTGAACGGGAATCCGTTCGGCGTGCGTGGGCTGGCCGGCGGCGACCCGTCCTACGCCTATGCCGGGTCCGGTGGTCGCGGCCCGGTGTCGGTGCTGATCGACCCGCCCGTCCCGCCGGCGGACGGACCGCGTCCGCGGGTCGTGGTGCTGGACACCGGGGTCGGCCGTCACCCGTGGTTCACCGCCGACCCGGTGAGCGATGCGTTGTCCACCCCGTCCGGCGACCCGATCGGCGTGGACCCGAAGGACCCGGTGGCGATCGCCACCGCCCCGGACGGGGCCGGCGCCGCACCGGACCCGATGACCGGCCGGCTCGCCTCGCACGCCGGCCACGGCACCTTCATCTGCGGGCTGCTGCGGCAGACCTGCCCGGCGGCGGACATCGTGGCGCTGCGGATCATGGACTCCGACGGGGTGGTGCCCGAGCACCGGCTGACCGACGCACTCACCGGGCTGGGCCTGGTGCAGGCGGCCGCCCCGCGGTCGATCGCCGCCGTGGTGCTGGCGCTCGGCTACCACGCCGAGGTCGGCGACGGCCCGTACACCGCCGGCCTGGAATCCCAGCTGCAGGACCTGGCCGGGCGCGGAGTGGTCACCGTCGCCGCCGCGGGGAACGACGCCACCACCCAGCCCAGCTACCCGGCCGCGTTCTCGGTCCACGACTGGCCGGCCGGGCTGCCGCGGGTGGTCGCCGTCGCGGCCCTCAACCCGGACACCTCGGTGGCGCTGTTCTCCAACGACGGGGACTGGGTGACCGGGCAGGCGCCCGGCGCCAACGTCGTGTCCACCGCGCCGACCGACGCCGAGGGCTCGGCCGGGGAGTCGGTCGGCATGGTCGACGAGGACGGGCGGCGCCGCGGCACCATCGATCCGGACGACTACTCCAGCGGCTTCGCGACCTGGAGCGGCACCAGTTTTGCCGCCCCGGTCCTGGCCGGCCGCTACCTCGCCGCACTGGCCGCCCGGACCGCGCAAAAGAATTCGCCGCCGGTGGTATCAGACCTGGCCGCGCTGGTTCCTCTGGGCAGAACAGCAGGACAGCAAGGCCCGCGATGA
- a CDS encoding RNA polymerase sigma factor, with product MTVDTSPIRDRGHLPDGPGTAPAPTTDPATAHRVSGPTRVTGPTRVPRAGGDVGDLVTQAAQAFQDYRDGVSGGIDRLVRLVSPLLWHTARQCGLSAAEAEDAVQQTFLALVRRGAGITDPMAVVRWLTVTLRRQAWRDRAAARTRTDAEPTDDDLPREPSAEAAAVLTDEQQRLWAHVHALPDRCRRLLAVIAFAPRPDYAAIAKDMNMPVGSIGPTRGRCLEKLRLRLKGEEWS from the coding sequence ATGACGGTCGACACCAGTCCGATCCGGGATCGCGGGCACCTGCCCGACGGGCCCGGGACCGCCCCCGCACCGACCACCGACCCGGCGACCGCGCACCGGGTGAGCGGCCCGACCCGGGTGACCGGCCCGACCCGGGTCCCGCGCGCCGGCGGCGACGTCGGCGACCTGGTCACCCAGGCGGCGCAGGCGTTCCAGGACTACCGGGACGGCGTGTCCGGCGGGATCGACCGGCTGGTCCGGCTGGTCAGCCCGCTGCTGTGGCACACGGCGCGGCAGTGCGGACTCTCCGCGGCGGAGGCCGAGGACGCGGTGCAGCAGACATTCCTGGCGCTGGTGCGGCGCGGGGCCGGGATCACCGATCCGATGGCCGTCGTGCGCTGGCTGACCGTCACGCTGCGCCGGCAGGCGTGGCGGGACCGGGCCGCGGCGCGGACCCGGACCGATGCCGAACCCACCGACGACGACCTGCCGCGCGAGCCGTCGGCCGAGGCGGCCGCGGTGCTGACCGACGAGCAGCAGCGGCTGTGGGCACACGTGCACGCGCTGCCCGACCGGTGCCGCCGGCTGCTCGCGGTGATCGCGTTCGCCCCGCGTCCCGACTACGCGGCGATCGCGAAGGACATGAACATGCCGGTCGGATCCATCGGCCCCACCCGGGGCCGGTGCCTGGAGAAGTTGCGCCTGCGCCTGAAGGGGGAGGAGTGGTCATGA